The following coding sequences are from one Halorubrum sp. BOL3-1 window:
- a CDS encoding histone family protein gives MSVELPFAPVDGIIRRNAGELRVSADAAEELARRIQSHGAELAVDAAEQATADGRKTLMAADFGVEQVVTREDLTLPVAPIDRIARLRIGDRYRVGVDARIALADILEDYANNVASAAATLARHADRRTVQAGDIETYFALFE, from the coding sequence ATGAGTGTCGAGTTGCCGTTCGCGCCGGTCGACGGTATAATCCGGCGGAACGCGGGGGAACTCCGCGTCAGCGCGGACGCCGCCGAGGAGCTGGCCCGTCGAATCCAATCGCACGGTGCCGAACTGGCCGTCGACGCGGCCGAACAGGCGACCGCGGACGGCCGGAAAACGCTGATGGCGGCGGACTTCGGCGTCGAGCAGGTCGTCACCCGCGAGGACCTCACGCTGCCGGTCGCGCCAATCGACCGGATCGCTCGGCTTCGGATCGGCGACCGGTATCGCGTCGGCGTCGACGCGCGCATCGCGCTGGCCGACATCCTGGAAGACTACGCCAACAACGTCGCGAGCGCGGCCGCGACGCTGGCCCGCCACGCGGACCGACGAACGGTACAGGCCGGGGACATCGAGACGTACTTCGCGCTGTTCGAATAG
- a CDS encoding DNA-directed RNA polymerase subunit H: MVDVSQHELVPDHVLLDDPEEIESVLAEYDVKKTNLPKITRTDPALSDEAEVGDVVKIVRNSRTTDEAVVYRLVVS; this comes from the coding sequence ATGGTAGACGTAAGCCAACACGAACTCGTCCCGGACCACGTGCTCCTCGACGACCCCGAGGAAATCGAGTCGGTCCTGGCGGAGTACGACGTGAAAAAGACCAACTTACCGAAGATCACACGGACCGATCCCGCGCTCTCCGACGAGGCCGAAGTCGGAGACGTGGTGAAGATCGTTCGAAACTCCCGCACGACCGACGAGGCGGTCGTGTACCGACTGGTCGTCTCATGA
- a CDS encoding histone deacetylase: MRFGYSERCLEHDTGERHPESPDRLRAIRRGLTKRHGVEYLEADPAEKAAVTAVHDPAYVDELESFVADGGGGWDPDTVASEGTWDAALTSAGLAQWAAREAIDGSTGRQTPFALGRPPGHHAVTGDAMGFCFFNNAAVAAQTVLDEGLADRVAIFDWDVHHGNGTQDIFYDRGDVFYASIHEDGLYPDTGALDETGDGDGAGTTENLPLAAGAGDADYLYAVDEAIAPAVDRFDPDLLLVSAGFDAHRHDPISRMRVSSEGYALLTDRIRTLANDIGAAAAYVLEGGYGLDTLAEGVSMVHETYDGRTPVATDEEPDEKTEALVDDLRSELDL; this comes from the coding sequence ATGCGCTTCGGCTACAGCGAGCGGTGTCTCGAACACGACACCGGCGAGCGACACCCGGAGAGCCCGGACCGACTCCGCGCGATCCGCCGCGGCCTCACGAAGCGACACGGCGTCGAGTACCTCGAGGCGGATCCCGCCGAGAAGGCGGCCGTCACGGCGGTCCACGACCCCGCGTACGTCGACGAACTGGAATCGTTCGTGGCCGACGGCGGCGGGGGCTGGGACCCCGACACCGTCGCCAGCGAGGGGACGTGGGACGCGGCGCTCACCTCCGCCGGACTCGCGCAGTGGGCGGCCCGCGAGGCGATCGACGGATCGACCGGTCGGCAGACGCCGTTCGCGCTCGGCCGCCCGCCGGGTCACCACGCCGTCACCGGCGACGCGATGGGATTCTGCTTTTTCAACAACGCCGCGGTCGCGGCCCAGACCGTCCTCGACGAGGGTCTCGCGGACCGCGTCGCGATCTTCGATTGGGACGTCCACCACGGGAACGGCACGCAGGACATCTTCTATGACCGCGGCGATGTCTTCTACGCCTCGATTCACGAAGACGGCCTGTACCCGGACACGGGCGCGCTCGACGAGACCGGCGACGGGGACGGAGCGGGAACGACGGAGAACCTCCCGCTGGCGGCCGGCGCCGGCGACGCCGACTACCTGTACGCCGTCGACGAGGCGATCGCGCCGGCGGTCGACCGGTTCGACCCCGACCTGTTGCTCGTCTCCGCGGGCTTCGACGCGCACCGCCACGACCCGATCTCGCGGATGCGCGTCTCCTCGGAGGGGTACGCGCTGCTGACCGACCGGATCCGGACGCTCGCGAACGACATCGGCGCCGCCGCCGCGTACGTTCTCGAAGGCGGATACGGACTCGATACGCTCGCGGAAGGCGTCTCGATGGTCCACGAGACGTACGACGGCCGGACCCCGGTCGCTACCGACGAGGAACCGGACGAGAAGACGGAGGCGCTCGTCGACGACCTCCGGTCGGAGTTGGACCTGTAG
- a CDS encoding DNA-directed RNA polymerase subunit B'' has product MNRQDRRVVSREYFSDERLAEHHFRSFNNFLDRGMQEVVDEKETIETDIGDKEGQEPVYVELGDVRMATPRVREADGSEELLYPQEARLRNITYSAPVFMEMSVIRGGEDEPEHVVDTTETKVGRMPIMVGSNKCNMAGFSDEELIDIGEDPVDPGGYFIVNGSERVLMTSEDLAPNKILAEYDSKYGDEIQVAKTFSQRRGYRALVLCERNREGLLEVSFPSVSGSIDFVTLVRALGLESDEEIVHRVSDDPEIVKFMLENLEEASVQTTEGAIETLGERVASGQGKNYQLKRANYVIDRYLLPHLHEEGVDEEDVRINKAYYLCRMAEACFELALDRREADDKDHYANKRLKVSGDLMRDLFRTALNKLARDVKYQLERANMRNRDLTVNTVVRSDVLTERLEHPIATGNWVGGRSGVSQLVDRTDYMGVLSHLRRLRSPLSRSQPHFKARDLHATQWGRICPSETPEGPNCGLVKNFAQSMELSQNVEDEQGLKRELASMGVEGIPGIEGVERQTADD; this is encoded by the coding sequence ATGAACAGACAAGACCGACGCGTGGTTTCACGCGAGTACTTCTCGGACGAACGGCTCGCCGAACACCACTTCCGCTCGTTCAACAACTTCCTGGACCGCGGCATGCAGGAGGTCGTCGACGAGAAGGAGACGATAGAGACCGACATCGGCGACAAGGAGGGACAGGAGCCGGTGTACGTCGAGCTCGGTGACGTGCGGATGGCGACCCCCCGCGTCCGCGAGGCCGACGGCTCGGAGGAACTGCTGTACCCGCAGGAAGCCCGGCTGCGCAACATCACCTACTCCGCGCCGGTCTTCATGGAGATGTCCGTCATTCGCGGCGGCGAGGACGAGCCGGAACACGTCGTCGACACGACCGAGACCAAGGTCGGCCGGATGCCGATCATGGTCGGCTCGAACAAGTGTAACATGGCCGGCTTCTCCGACGAGGAGCTCATCGATATCGGTGAGGACCCCGTCGACCCCGGCGGCTACTTCATCGTCAACGGCTCCGAGCGCGTGCTGATGACCTCGGAGGACCTCGCGCCGAACAAGATCCTCGCGGAGTACGACTCGAAGTACGGCGACGAGATCCAGGTCGCGAAGACGTTCTCCCAGCGCCGCGGATACCGCGCCTTGGTACTCTGCGAGCGCAACCGTGAGGGACTGCTCGAAGTGTCGTTCCCGTCCGTCTCGGGATCGATCGACTTCGTGACCCTCGTCCGCGCGCTCGGACTGGAGTCGGACGAGGAGATCGTCCACCGCGTCTCGGACGACCCCGAGATCGTGAAGTTCATGCTCGAGAACTTGGAGGAGGCCTCGGTCCAGACAACCGAGGGGGCCATCGAGACCCTCGGTGAGCGGGTCGCCTCCGGTCAGGGGAAAAACTACCAGCTCAAGCGAGCGAACTACGTCATCGACCGCTACCTCCTCCCGCACCTCCACGAGGAGGGCGTCGACGAGGAGGACGTGCGGATCAACAAGGCGTACTACCTCTGCCGGATGGCCGAGGCGTGCTTTGAGCTCGCCTTGGACCGCCGCGAGGCCGACGACAAGGACCACTACGCGAACAAGCGCCTGAAGGTCTCCGGCGACCTGATGCGCGACCTGTTCCGCACCGCGTTGAACAAGCTGGCGCGCGACGTGAAGTACCAGCTCGAACGGGCGAACATGCGGAACCGCGACCTGACGGTCAACACGGTCGTCCGCTCCGACGTGCTGACCGAGCGGCTCGAACACCCGATCGCGACGGGGAACTGGGTGGGGGGCCGCTCCGGCGTCTCTCAGCTCGTCGACCGGACGGACTACATGGGCGTGCTCTCGCACCTCCGGCGCCTGCGGTCGCCGCTGTCGCGGTCGCAGCCGCACTTCAAGGCGCGGGACCTCCACGCGACCCAGTGGGGTCGCATCTGCCCCTCCGAGACGCCGGAGGGTCCGAACTGCGGACTGGTGAAGAACTTCGCGCAGTCGATGGAGCTCTCTCAGAACGTCGAGGACGAACAGGGGCTGAAACGAGAACTGGCGTCGATGGGTGTCGAGGGGATCCCCGGCATCGAGGGCGTCGAACGACAGACGGCGGACGACTAA
- a CDS encoding DNA-directed RNA polymerase subunit A', producing the protein MQTPKVLGGIDFGLMDPETYRDMSATKVITADTYDDDGYPIDMGLMDPRLGVIDPGLECRTCGSHSGSCNGHFGHIELAAPVIHVGFTKLIRRLLRSTCRECGKLALDEAQRDEFRDRYERAKELGDDEHDVLKAAVRQARKASTCPFCGEPQADIKHEKPTTYYEVQDVLSGDYSERIAAAMQPDEEEDDPGTSPQELAEETDIALERVNEIMAGEFRPRKEDRRAIEKAIDVDLTEEDMNKLMPSDVRDWFEDIPDEDLEVLGVDSEHSRPEWMILTVLPVPPVTTRPSITLDNGQRSEDDLTHKLVDIIRINQRFMENREAGAPQLIIEDLWELLQYHVTTFVDNEISGTPPARHRSGRPLKTLSQRLKGKEGRFRGSLSGKRVNFSARTVISPDPTLSLNEVGVPDRVAMEMTQTLNVTERNVDEARQYVRNGPEAHPGANYVRRPDGRRLKVTEKNCEELAEKVEPDWEVNRHLVDGDIVVFNRQPSLHRMSIMAHEVVVMPYKTFRLNTTVCPPYNADFDGDEMNMHALQNEEARAEARVLMRVQEQILSPRFGGNIIGAIQDHISGTYLLTHSNPEFSETQALDLLRATRVDELPEADGVDDDGSEYWTGRTLFSELLPDDLDLDFTSSAGDDVVIEGGQLIEGTIDEDAVGAFGGEVVDTLTKEYGETRSRVFVNEIASLAMRAIMNFGFSIGIDDESVPPEAEEQVDDAIESAYDRVQELIATYDAGELESLPGRGVDETLEMKIMQTLGKARDSAGEIADQHFSDDNPAVVMARSGARGSMLNLTQMAGSVGQQAVRGERINRGYEDRTLSHYRPNDLSAEAHGFVENSYRGGLTPQEFFFHAMGGREGLVDTAVRTSKSGYLQRRLINALSELEAQYDGTVRDTSGRIVQFEFGEDGTSPVKVSSGEEAGIDVDDIVDRVVDAEFESSEEKERFLGEREPPTNLSEHAGPGLNKAAELEVESDD; encoded by the coding sequence ATGCAAACACCGAAAGTGCTCGGCGGGATCGACTTCGGACTCATGGACCCGGAGACGTACCGGGACATGTCCGCGACGAAGGTGATCACGGCCGACACGTACGACGACGACGGCTATCCGATCGACATGGGGCTGATGGACCCGCGACTGGGCGTCATCGACCCCGGCCTGGAGTGCCGGACCTGCGGGTCCCACTCCGGCTCCTGTAACGGCCACTTCGGTCACATCGAGCTGGCCGCGCCGGTCATCCACGTGGGCTTCACGAAGCTCATCCGGCGGCTGCTTCGCTCGACGTGCCGCGAGTGCGGGAAACTGGCCTTGGACGAGGCGCAGCGCGACGAGTTCCGCGACCGCTACGAGCGGGCGAAAGAGCTTGGCGACGACGAACACGACGTGTTGAAGGCCGCCGTCCGGCAGGCCCGGAAGGCGTCCACCTGTCCGTTCTGCGGCGAGCCGCAGGCGGACATCAAACACGAGAAGCCGACCACCTACTACGAGGTCCAGGACGTGCTCTCGGGCGACTACTCCGAGCGCATCGCGGCCGCGATGCAGCCCGACGAGGAGGAGGACGACCCGGGTACCTCGCCGCAGGAGCTGGCCGAGGAGACCGACATCGCCTTAGAACGAGTCAACGAGATCATGGCCGGCGAGTTCCGCCCGCGCAAGGAGGACCGCCGCGCCATCGAGAAGGCGATCGATGTCGACCTCACCGAAGAGGACATGAACAAGCTGATGCCCTCGGACGTCCGCGACTGGTTCGAGGACATCCCGGACGAGGACCTCGAAGTCCTCGGCGTCGACTCCGAGCACTCCCGCCCGGAGTGGATGATCCTGACGGTGCTTCCGGTACCGCCGGTCACCACGCGACCCTCCATCACGCTCGACAACGGTCAGCGCTCCGAGGACGACCTCACCCACAAGCTGGTCGACATCATCCGAATCAACCAGCGGTTCATGGAGAACCGCGAGGCGGGCGCCCCGCAGCTGATCATCGAGGACCTCTGGGAGCTGCTTCAGTACCACGTCACCACGTTCGTCGACAACGAGATCAGCGGGACGCCGCCGGCGCGCCACCGCTCCGGCCGTCCCCTCAAGACCCTCAGCCAGCGGCTGAAAGGGAAGGAGGGCCGCTTCCGCGGGTCGCTCTCGGGTAAACGCGTCAACTTCTCCGCCCGGACCGTCATCTCGCCGGACCCGACGCTCTCGCTGAACGAGGTCGGCGTCCCGGACCGGGTCGCGATGGAGATGACCCAGACGCTCAACGTCACCGAGCGCAACGTCGACGAGGCGCGTCAGTACGTCCGGAACGGGCCGGAGGCCCACCCCGGCGCGAACTACGTGCGCCGCCCCGACGGACGTCGGCTGAAGGTGACCGAGAAGAACTGCGAGGAGCTCGCCGAGAAGGTCGAGCCGGACTGGGAGGTGAACCGACACCTCGTGGACGGCGACATCGTGGTCTTCAACCGGCAGCCCTCGCTCCACCGGATGTCCATCATGGCCCACGAGGTCGTGGTGATGCCGTACAAGACCTTCCGGCTCAACACGACGGTCTGTCCGCCGTACAACGCCGACTTCGACGGCGACGAGATGAACATGCACGCGCTACAAAACGAAGAGGCCCGCGCCGAGGCGCGCGTCCTCATGCGCGTCCAAGAGCAGATCCTCTCGCCGCGGTTCGGTGGGAACATCATCGGCGCGATTCAGGACCACATCTCCGGGACCTACCTGCTCACTCACTCGAATCCAGAGTTCTCCGAGACGCAGGCGCTGGACCTGCTGCGCGCGACCCGCGTCGACGAGCTGCCAGAGGCGGACGGCGTCGACGACGACGGCAGCGAGTACTGGACCGGCCGGACGCTGTTCTCGGAGCTGCTTCCGGACGATCTCGACTTGGATTTCACCTCCTCGGCCGGCGACGACGTCGTCATCGAGGGCGGCCAGCTGATCGAGGGGACCATCGACGAGGACGCGGTCGGCGCGTTCGGCGGCGAGGTCGTCGACACGCTCACGAAGGAGTACGGCGAGACGCGCTCGCGCGTGTTCGTCAACGAGATCGCGTCGCTGGCGATGCGCGCGATCATGAACTTCGGGTTCTCGATCGGGATCGACGACGAGTCGGTCCCGCCGGAGGCCGAAGAGCAGGTCGACGACGCGATCGAGAGCGCCTACGACCGCGTTCAGGAGCTGATCGCGACGTACGATGCCGGCGAGTTGGAGTCGCTGCCGGGGCGCGGCGTCGACGAGACCCTGGAGATGAAGATCATGCAGACGCTCGGGAAGGCGCGCGACTCGGCCGGCGAGATCGCAGACCAGCACTTCAGCGACGACAACCCGGCGGTCGTGATGGCCCGGTCGGGCGCCCGCGGGTCGATGCTGAACCTGACGCAGATGGCCGGTTCCGTCGGCCAGCAGGCGGTTCGGGGCGAGCGGATCAACCGCGGCTACGAGGACCGAACGCTCTCCCACTACCGCCCGAACGACCTCTCCGCGGAGGCGCACGGCTTCGTGGAGAACTCCTACCGCGGCGGGCTCACCCCCCAGGAGTTCTTTTTCCACGCGATGGGCGGTCGCGAGGGGCTGGTCGACACGGCGGTCCGGACGTCGAAGTCCGGCTACCTCCAGCGCCGGCTCATCAACGCGCTCTCCGAGTTGGAGGCGCAGTACGACGGAACGGTCCGGGACACCTCGGGTCGGATCGTCCAGTTCGAGTTCGGTGAGGACGGCACCTCGCCGGTGAAGGTCTCCTCCGGCGAGGAGGCCGGCATCGACGTCGACGACATCGTCGACCGCGTCGTCGACGCCGAGTTCGAGTCCAGCGAGGAGAAAGAGCGGTTCCTCGGTGAGCGCGAGCCGCCGACGAACCTCTCGGAGCACGCCGGTCCGGGGCTGAACAAGGCCGCCGAACTGGAGGTGGAGTCCGATGACTGA
- a CDS encoding single-stranded DNA binding protein, with translation MGVIEEVYEDLDTDVEFEEFEAAVEDKVEQMGGLADEETAAMLIAHELRDEEADTIADIEPGMNDVKFLGKVTAIGEIRTFERDDEEAEEGRVCNVDVADASGSVRVALWDDMAAAAEEQLEVGQVLRVMGRPKEGYSGLEVSADKVEPDEDAEVDVQVLDTYRVEDLTLGASDVDLVGQVLDTDSIRTFDRDDGSEGRVANLTVGDETGRVRVTLWDDKADLVEEFEAGEAVEVGDGYVRERDGDLELHVGDRGTVERVDEDVEYAPETTDIADLEIGQTVDIGGGIIETDPKRTFDRDDGSEGQVRNVRIKDETGEIRVALWGDKADREIDLADRAAFTDVEVQDGWQDDLEASANWRSTVSVLDGESEAAAGAASAASGSGVDGSGGAGGDDRGPDETGLGAFAEDGQKAAAEAVAGESGDDGSSASGGAAAATTEQSTGDVEFTGTVVQTGDPVVLDDGQRTKTVDTDASLRLGEEITVRGPERDGTIDADEVF, from the coding sequence ATGGGAGTCATAGAGGAGGTGTACGAGGACCTCGACACCGATGTCGAGTTCGAAGAGTTCGAGGCCGCGGTCGAGGACAAAGTCGAGCAGATGGGCGGGCTCGCGGACGAGGAGACCGCCGCGATGCTCATCGCACACGAGCTGCGCGACGAGGAGGCGGACACCATCGCCGACATCGAGCCGGGGATGAACGATGTGAAGTTCCTCGGCAAGGTGACCGCGATCGGTGAAATCCGGACCTTCGAGCGCGACGACGAGGAGGCCGAAGAGGGTCGCGTCTGTAACGTCGACGTCGCGGACGCCTCCGGCTCCGTGCGAGTCGCGCTGTGGGACGACATGGCCGCCGCCGCCGAGGAGCAGTTGGAGGTCGGCCAGGTGCTCCGCGTCATGGGCCGACCCAAAGAGGGGTACAGCGGTCTCGAAGTGAGCGCGGACAAGGTCGAACCCGACGAGGACGCCGAGGTCGACGTTCAGGTGCTCGACACCTACCGCGTCGAGGACCTCACGCTCGGCGCGTCCGACGTCGACCTCGTCGGGCAGGTGCTCGACACGGACTCGATCCGGACGTTCGACCGCGACGACGGCAGCGAGGGGCGGGTCGCCAACCTCACCGTCGGCGACGAGACGGGGCGCGTGCGCGTCACGCTGTGGGACGACAAGGCCGACCTCGTCGAGGAGTTCGAGGCCGGCGAAGCCGTCGAAGTGGGCGACGGCTACGTCCGCGAGCGCGACGGCGACCTGGAGCTTCACGTCGGTGACCGCGGAACCGTCGAGCGCGTCGACGAGGACGTCGAGTACGCCCCGGAGACGACCGACATCGCGGACCTGGAGATCGGACAGACCGTCGACATCGGGGGTGGCATCATCGAGACCGACCCGAAGCGCACCTTCGACCGCGACGACGGTTCGGAGGGGCAGGTCCGGAACGTCCGGATCAAAGACGAGACGGGTGAGATCCGCGTCGCGCTGTGGGGCGACAAGGCCGACCGGGAGATCGACCTGGCCGACCGCGCCGCCTTCACCGACGTCGAGGTCCAGGACGGCTGGCAGGACGACCTGGAGGCGTCCGCCAACTGGCGCTCGACCGTCTCCGTCCTCGATGGTGAGAGCGAGGCGGCCGCCGGCGCGGCGAGCGCGGCGTCGGGATCCGGTGTCGACGGGAGCGGTGGCGCCGGGGGCGACGACCGCGGCCCGGACGAAACCGGACTCGGCGCCTTCGCTGAAGACGGACAGAAGGCGGCCGCCGAGGCCGTCGCCGGCGAGTCCGGCGACGACGGAAGCAGTGCGAGCGGCGGTGCGGCGGCCGCGACGACGGAACAGTCGACCGGGGACGTCGAGTTCACCGGGACGGTGGTCCAGACGGGCGACCCGGTCGTGCTCGACGACGGACAGCGGACGAAGACCGTCGACACCGACGCGAGCCTCCGGCTCGGTGAGGAGATAACGGTCCGCGGCCCGGAGCGTGACGGCACCATCGACGCGGACGAGGTCTTCTGA
- the rpoA2 gene encoding DNA-directed RNA polymerase subunit A'', whose product MTEYDGVTDDMEAVVEATELPRRLKTKVYEAIDRKAEEAGAVTIEQATDVVEGVENRYEETRVDPLDPVGTVSAQSIGEPGTQMTMNTFHYAGVAEIDVTQGLPRLIELVDARKTPDTPMMTVYLDGEHATDREKAHEVVWSIEATRILALGDVSTNVADMLVRIDLNDDTLLERWPTHSDPTEVAAIIAETIEDSLGVDARQSGTVVEFGPNEPSYRELLQLVEQLREIVFKGIEEVERVVIRKEEIDGDEEFVLYTEGSAFGDTLDIEGVDASRTTCNNIHEIYRNLGVEAARETIIDETKNTLEEQGLGDVNVRHLMLVADIMTNNGEIESIGRHGISGNKDSVLARAAFEVTVNHLLDAAIHGEYDELDGVIENVIAGKPISMGTGDVDLRMGSRVVSDD is encoded by the coding sequence ATGACTGAGTACGACGGCGTCACCGACGACATGGAGGCGGTCGTGGAGGCCACCGAGCTTCCCCGCCGGCTCAAGACGAAGGTGTACGAGGCGATCGACCGCAAGGCCGAGGAGGCCGGTGCGGTCACCATCGAGCAGGCGACCGACGTCGTCGAGGGCGTCGAGAACCGCTACGAGGAGACGCGGGTTGATCCTTTGGATCCTGTTGGGACTGTTTCTGCCCAATCGATCGGTGAGCCCGGAACTCAGATGACAATGAACACGTTCCACTACGCCGGCGTCGCAGAAATCGACGTCACCCAGGGGCTGCCCCGGCTCATCGAGCTGGTGGACGCCCGGAAGACGCCGGACACGCCGATGATGACGGTGTACCTCGACGGTGAGCACGCGACCGACCGCGAGAAGGCCCACGAGGTCGTCTGGTCCATCGAGGCGACGCGCATCCTCGCGCTCGGCGACGTCTCGACGAACGTCGCTGATATGCTGGTCCGGATCGACTTGAACGACGACACGCTCTTAGAGCGGTGGCCCACGCACTCCGATCCCACGGAGGTCGCCGCGATCATCGCCGAGACGATCGAGGACTCGCTCGGCGTCGACGCCCGGCAGTCGGGAACCGTCGTGGAGTTCGGGCCGAACGAGCCGAGCTACCGCGAGCTGCTCCAGCTCGTCGAGCAGCTTCGGGAGATAGTTTTCAAAGGCATCGAGGAGGTCGAACGCGTCGTCATCCGGAAAGAGGAAATCGACGGCGACGAGGAGTTCGTCCTCTACACCGAGGGGTCGGCGTTCGGCGACACCCTCGACATCGAGGGCGTCGACGCCTCGCGCACGACGTGTAACAACATCCACGAGATTTACCGCAACCTTGGCGTCGAAGCGGCCCGCGAGACGATCATCGACGAGACGAAGAACACGCTCGAAGAGCAGGGACTCGGCGACGTGAACGTCCGCCACCTCATGCTCGTGGCCGACATCATGACGAACAACGGCGAGATCGAGTCGATCGGCCGGCACGGTATCTCCGGCAACAAGGACTCGGTGCTCGCGCGGGCGGCGTTCGAGGTGACGGTCAACCACCTCCTCGACGCCGCGATCCACGGCGAGTACGACGAGCTCGACGGCGTCATCGAGAACGTCATCGCCGGCAAGCCCATCTCGATGGGGACCGGCGACGTCGACCTCCGGATGGGGTCGCGCGTCGTGAGTGACGACTA